A genome region from Deinococcus sp. KNUC1210 includes the following:
- a CDS encoding copper chaperone PCu(A)C has translation MIRRPSTMRWRVPGRAGWIVPLLLPLCSLSHAQMQGMSMPTHTPPAAVRSSTSAAVKNLQIAGAWIAAAPPGADELAGYLTIRNPGKAAVTLVGASSRAAAHIMPMRTTKDTAGRESMQDAVRLSIPGGSTLVFAPGQAHLMLRGLARDLNVGEQVEIDLKFSDGSARRVLLTVRRL, from the coding sequence ATGATTCGCCGTCCTTCCACCATGCGCTGGCGCGTTCCGGGGCGAGCAGGCTGGATAGTGCCGCTGCTGTTGCCGCTCTGTTCGCTGAGCCACGCCCAGATGCAGGGCATGTCGATGCCCACCCACACACCACCGGCTGCTGTCAGGTCCAGCACGAGCGCGGCGGTGAAGAACCTTCAGATCGCGGGGGCCTGGATCGCGGCGGCTCCTCCCGGTGCCGACGAACTGGCCGGCTATCTGACGATCCGCAATCCGGGGAAGGCGGCGGTCACGCTGGTGGGCGCGTCGAGCCGGGCCGCCGCCCACATCATGCCGATGCGGACGACGAAGGACACGGCGGGCCGGGAAAGCATGCAGGACGCGGTCCGGCTCAGCATTCCGGGGGGCAGCACGCTGGTCTTCGCGCCGGGCCAGGCACATCTGATGCTGCGCGGCCTGGCACGTGACCTGAACGTGGGCGAACAGGTCGAGATCGACCTGAAATTCTCGGACGGTTCGGCCCGGCGCGTGCTGCTGACGGTCCGGCGACTGTGA
- a CDS encoding SCO family protein, with the protein MQPHSRATRSPVRPWYVSAVAALLAVAVLLGGLWGYTRLKSPFPYYGTVYDTPQPAAAFSGLSASGPYSFAPAGQTTALFFGFTHCPDICPITLAYLERVRKQLTPAQQRGFRVVFVSLDPDRDTPQKIGSYTRYFGSAQGVQVKEPALAALARSYAVSYVKAPLPGGGYQINHTSATFLIDSLGRKRLLWDYTQLSDTARVVRDIQQVMQ; encoded by the coding sequence GTGCAGCCACATTCACGGGCGACACGTTCTCCGGTGCGGCCCTGGTACGTGTCGGCAGTCGCGGCGCTGCTGGCGGTGGCGGTGCTGCTGGGCGGGCTGTGGGGGTACACCCGCCTCAAAAGCCCCTTCCCGTACTACGGCACGGTCTACGACACGCCTCAGCCCGCAGCGGCGTTCAGCGGCCTGAGCGCGTCGGGGCCGTACAGCTTCGCGCCTGCCGGACAGACGACGGCGCTGTTTTTCGGCTTCACGCATTGCCCCGATATCTGCCCGATCACGCTGGCGTATCTGGAGCGCGTTCGCAAACAGCTCACCCCGGCCCAGCAGCGCGGATTCCGAGTGGTGTTCGTGTCGCTCGACCCCGACCGCGACACGCCCCAGAAGATCGGCAGCTATACCCGCTATTTCGGCAGCGCTCAGGGTGTGCAGGTCAAGGAACCCGCGCTGGCCGCCCTCGCCCGCAGCTACGCCGTCAGTTATGTCAAGGCCCCGCTGCCGGGCGGCGGCTATCAGATCAACCACACCAGCGCCACGTTTCTGATCGATTCTCTGGGGCGCAAACGGCTGCTGTGGGACTATACCCAGCTCTCGGATACGGCGCGGGTGGTGCGCGACATCCAGCAGGTGATGCAGTGA
- a CDS encoding cytochrome c oxidase assembly protein, with the protein MALALWATVIIFWNIPVSFSASLVSNTAGGLLPLLYLLGGALSWAVVLRPLPGVQGRSMGNRGWFGLLSSLPMMAVAAVWLYSPRVLYAPYVGALCLWNTTPLQNQVSSGWVMMIAGLPGMALALAQLMVWLIGLADSGTVTYEEEPEPDDRTTLPPAQEHS; encoded by the coding sequence GTGGCGCTGGCGCTGTGGGCGACCGTCATCATCTTCTGGAACATCCCGGTCAGCTTCAGCGCGTCGCTGGTCAGCAATACGGCGGGCGGGCTGCTGCCGCTGCTGTATCTGCTGGGCGGCGCACTGAGCTGGGCCGTGGTGCTGCGTCCACTGCCGGGTGTACAGGGGCGCAGCATGGGCAACCGGGGCTGGTTTGGCCTGCTGAGCAGCCTGCCGATGATGGCGGTGGCCGCCGTGTGGCTGTACAGCCCGCGTGTGCTGTACGCGCCGTATGTGGGGGCGCTGTGCCTGTGGAACACCACGCCGCTGCAGAATCAGGTCAGCAGCGGCTGGGTGATGATGATCGCGGGCCTGCCCGGTATGGCCCTGGCGCTGGCACAGCTGATGGTCTGGCTGATCGGTCTGGCCGACAGCGGCACCGTTACCTACGAAGAGGAGCCCGAGCCGGACGACCGGACGACGCTGCCGCCCGCCCAAGAGCACTCCTGA
- a CDS encoding LacI family DNA-binding transcriptional regulator — translation MHKPTIQDVARRAGVGVGTVSRVLNNHSAVRASTREVVLSAISDLKYTPNPHARRIAGGKSYTISVLLPVVTTEFYLRLLDGLEHAFQEARYDVAIFPLLDRSRLERYLGSHTLAYQADGLVMVTYNLTQIFQQNYGGAWPHNVPSVLVDAHADGVDCAYMDNVLGGRLAGDYAAKLGGTLYAIWVETELDLLFTTRVFSDRRSGFLEAVGRAGRQVAGEYISSFDSLAARSVASQLLDEAVLPATVFASADLLAGALLDEAQARGLVIGRDVRVIGFDDQPWSKGRGLTTLHQPVEAMGYDAAQLLLERLTGQERPAVSHRFEPRLIVRSSTEG, via the coding sequence ATGCACAAGCCGACCATCCAGGATGTCGCCAGACGGGCAGGTGTTGGCGTCGGTACCGTCTCACGCGTCCTCAACAACCACAGCGCCGTGCGGGCCAGTACCCGCGAGGTCGTGTTGAGCGCCATTTCCGACCTCAAATACACGCCCAATCCCCATGCCCGGCGCATCGCGGGCGGCAAATCCTACACCATCAGCGTGCTGTTGCCGGTGGTCACGACCGAATTCTATCTGCGGCTGCTCGACGGCCTGGAACACGCCTTTCAGGAGGCCCGCTACGACGTGGCGATTTTCCCACTGCTCGACCGTTCGCGGCTGGAGCGCTATCTGGGCAGCCACACCCTGGCGTATCAGGCCGACGGACTGGTGATGGTGACCTACAACCTGACCCAGATTTTTCAGCAGAACTACGGCGGCGCGTGGCCGCACAACGTTCCGTCGGTGCTCGTCGATGCCCATGCAGACGGCGTGGACTGCGCCTACATGGACAATGTGCTGGGCGGGCGACTGGCAGGAGACTACGCCGCGAAACTGGGCGGCACGCTGTACGCCATCTGGGTCGAAACCGAACTCGATCTGCTGTTCACCACCCGCGTCTTCTCGGATCGGCGCAGCGGCTTTCTGGAGGCGGTTGGCCGCGCCGGGCGGCAGGTGGCGGGCGAGTACATCAGCAGTTTTGATTCGCTGGCGGCCCGCAGCGTGGCCTCGCAACTGCTCGACGAGGCGGTGTTGCCCGCCACGGTGTTCGCCTCTGCCGATCTGCTGGCCGGTGCGCTGCTCGACGAAGCGCAGGCGCGGGGGCTGGTAATTGGCCGCGACGTGCGCGTGATCGGGTTTGACGATCAGCCGTGGTCGAAGGGGCGCGGCCTGACCACGCTGCATCAGCCGGTCGAGGCGATGGGCTACGACGCGGCGCAACTTCTGCTGGAGCGGCTGACCGGTCAGGAGCGGCCAGCCGTCTCGCACCGCTTCGAACCCAGGCTGATCGTGCGTTCCAGCACCGAAGGCTGA
- a CDS encoding cytochrome c oxidase assembly protein, which translates to MIPTTTPTLLDLLAPHPDWLWLLGIAAVGAWYSLGAWRASRAGLPWPAWRVACFGAALLLALLVTQTAVTRYTLLSMTLYMVRLMVLAELIPPLVILGLPPDA; encoded by the coding sequence GTGATTCCCACCACCACGCCGACGCTGCTCGATCTGCTCGCCCCGCATCCGGACTGGCTGTGGCTGCTGGGCATCGCGGCAGTGGGCGCGTGGTACAGCCTGGGGGCGTGGCGGGCAAGCCGGGCCGGGCTGCCCTGGCCTGCCTGGCGAGTGGCCTGCTTCGGTGCGGCGCTGCTGCTGGCGCTGCTGGTGACCCAGACCGCCGTGACGCGCTACACGCTGCTCAGCATGACGCTGTACATGGTGCGCCTGATGGTGCTGGCCGAACTGATTCCGCCGCTGGTGATACTGGGGCTGCCCCCGGACGCCTGA